The following proteins are co-located in the Apium graveolens cultivar Ventura chromosome 5, ASM990537v1, whole genome shotgun sequence genome:
- the LOC141723816 gene encoding UPF0496 protein 1-like: MGCYLSTQSSLNSSQLSDSNPTNPDLSSYQAACEVDPELRSFDASVHHRTSRLLTTLSAGVEVKSVSLDSLRHVTETFLEIDQDVVNVILDCKKDIWKNQELFNLVDEYFKNSVETLNFCNALNGCLKKAKDSQFNLNVALRKFEEERGNGGRDFSSTLREFEKLKVSGEVFGNEFFELFGSIYRKQIVMLSKLKSEKGRLDKKLKSMKKWRKLSNVLFVATFTTILICSVVAAAVAAPPVLTALAAAAAVPFGSMGKWVNSIWKKYESEVKDKQGFVGSMEFETIIVIKDLENIRVLVDKLEIKMESLLFDAEFALKDGEAVELAIDEIKKEVSGFTQTIEDLSHYADKCSRDVGRARTMILHKMIKYPSA; encoded by the coding sequence ATGGGGTGTTATTTAAGCACACAATCATCACTCAACTCTTCACAACTCTCTGACTCAAACCCAACAAACCCTGATCTATCATCTTACCAAGCAGCCTGTGAAGTTGACCCGGAGCTCCGGTCATTTGACGCCTCCGTGCACCACCGTACTTCAAGACTCCTCACCACTCTCTCCGCCGGCGTTGAGGTAAAGTCAGTATCTTTAGACTCTCTTCGTCATGTTACTGAAACTTTTCTTGAAATAGACCAAGATGTTGTAAATGTAATCTTAGATTGTAAAAAAGATATATGGAAAAACCAAGAATTGTTTAATTTAGTTGATGAGTATTTTAAAAATAGTGTAGAGACTTTGAATTTTTGTAATGCACTTAATGGTTGTTTGAAGAAGGCTAAGGATAGTCAGTTTAATTTAAATGTTGCGTTACGGAAGTTTGAGGAGGAGAGGGGGAATGGGGGGAGGGATTTTTCGAGTACGTTGAGGGAATTTGAGAAGTTGAAGGTTTCGGGGGAGGTTTTTGGGAATGAGTTTTTTGAGTTGTTTGGGAGTATCTATAGGAAGCAGATTGTGATGTTGAGTAAGTTAAAGAGTGAGAAGGGGAGATTGGATAAGAAGTTGAAGTCGATGAAGAAATGGAGGAAGTTGTCGAATGTGTTGTTTGTGGCTACGTTTACGACCATTTTGATTTGTTCGGTTGTGGCAGCTGCGGTTGCTGCTCCTCCGGTTTTGACTGCGTTGGCGGCTGCTGCTGCGGTTCCGTTTGGATCGATGGGGAAATGGGTGAATTCGATATGGAAGAAGTATGAGAGCGAAGTGAAAGATAAACAGGGTTTTGTTGGGTCGATGGAGTTTGAGACTATTATTGTGATCAAGGATTTGGAAAATATTCGGGTGCTTGTCGATAAATTGGAGATTAAAATGGAATCGTTGTTGTTTGATGCTGAGTTTGCTCTTAAGGATGGGGAGGCAGTGGAATTGGCAATAGATGAAATTAAGAAAGAGGTGAGTGGGTTTACGCAAACAATTGAGGATTTGAGCCACTACGCTGATAAGTGTAGTCGAGATGTTGGAAGGGCGAGGACCATGATTTTGCACAAGATGATCAAATACCCAAGTGCCTAA